A single region of the Roseivivax sp. THAF197b genome encodes:
- a CDS encoding MATE family efflux transporter, giving the protein MTHIELSFPRHLRATAVLGLPLVGGHLAQFAIGLTDTVMIGWYGVAELAALTLAVTVFMTFFMFGTGFAFAVMPMVASHAAQGDDVQVRRVTRMGLWLSGMFFLATLPIFWFSAPILRALGQEAVLAGDAQTYLRIAGLGLAPALGVMVLKSYLAGMEHTRAVFWITVLAALLNVPFNWVLIFGRFGFPELGIQGAAIASVLTHSVAAVGAILYALRALPQHDLFTRFWRPDVESLRAVFRLGWPIGLTNLSEVGLFAASSILMGWLGAVPLAAHGIAIQLATAVFMIHMGLSNAATIRTGNAFGRGDAAHLARGAKAALILSGGISLLGMAVFILAPEPLIGLFLDPADPARLNIIAIGTGLLMMAALFQVVDGAQVIALGLLRGVQDTRAPMWMAALAYWGVGLPAALIFGFPLGWGGIGVWFGLVLGLGVAAILLLARFWTRALPTFAATGQSLAPEAAGQ; this is encoded by the coding sequence ATGACGCATATCGAGCTGTCCTTCCCGCGCCATCTGCGCGCCACGGCCGTGCTGGGCCTGCCGCTTGTCGGCGGGCATCTCGCGCAGTTTGCCATTGGCCTGACCGACACGGTCATGATCGGCTGGTACGGGGTGGCGGAGCTGGCCGCGCTGACGCTCGCCGTGACGGTCTTCATGACCTTTTTCATGTTCGGGACGGGCTTTGCCTTCGCGGTCATGCCGATGGTGGCCAGCCACGCCGCGCAAGGCGACGATGTGCAGGTGCGGCGGGTCACGCGGATGGGGCTGTGGCTGTCGGGGATGTTCTTCCTCGCCACGCTGCCGATCTTCTGGTTCTCCGCGCCGATCCTGCGTGCGCTCGGCCAGGAGGCTGTGCTGGCGGGCGATGCCCAGACCTATCTGCGCATTGCCGGTCTCGGACTGGCGCCGGCACTCGGCGTGATGGTGCTGAAAAGCTACCTAGCCGGGATGGAGCACACCCGCGCGGTGTTCTGGATCACCGTGCTCGCGGCGCTGCTGAACGTGCCCTTCAACTGGGTGCTGATCTTCGGGAGGTTCGGCTTTCCGGAGCTTGGCATTCAGGGGGCCGCGATCGCGTCCGTGCTGACGCACTCGGTCGCGGCTGTGGGCGCGATCCTCTATGCCCTGCGGGCGTTGCCGCAGCATGACCTTTTCACCCGGTTCTGGCGTCCGGACGTGGAAAGCCTCCGGGCGGTCTTTCGTCTGGGTTGGCCCATCGGTCTGACCAATCTGTCCGAAGTCGGGCTCTTCGCGGCCTCCTCGATTCTGATGGGATGGCTGGGCGCCGTCCCGCTTGCCGCCCATGGCATCGCGATCCAACTCGCCACGGCGGTGTTCATGATCCATATGGGCCTCTCCAACGCGGCCACGATCCGCACCGGCAATGCCTTCGGGCGCGGGGATGCGGCGCATCTGGCGCGGGGGGCCAAGGCCGCGCTGATCCTGTCAGGGGGGATTTCGCTGCTGGGGATGGCGGTCTTCATCCTGGCGCCGGAGCCGCTGATCGGGCTGTTTCTCGATCCCGCCGATCCCGCGCGCCTCAACATCATCGCCATCGGCACGGGGCTTTTGATGATGGCGGCACTCTTTCAGGTGGTGGACGGAGCGCAGGTCATCGCGCTCGGGCTATTGCGCGGGGTGCAGGACACGCGTGCGCCAATGTGGATGGCGGCGCTGGCCTATTGGGGGGTGGGCCTGCCCGCGGCGCTCATTTTCGGCTTTCCGCTGGGCTGGGGCGGCATCGGGGTGTGGTTCGGTCTTGTCCTCGGTCTCGGCGTGGCGGCAATCCTGCTGCTGGCCCGGTTCTGGACCCGCGCCTTGCCGACATTCGCCGCCACCGGGCAGAGCCTTGCGCCCGAAGCCGCAGGCCAATAG
- the ychF gene encoding redox-regulated ATPase YchF, producing the protein MGFRMGIVGLPNVGKSTLFNALTRTASAQAANFPFCTIEPNVGEVAVPDTRLDKLADIAKSKQIIPTRMTFVDIAGLVKGASKGEGLGNQFLANIREVDAIAHVLRCFEDGDVVHVDGRVDPVSDAETIETELIIADMESLEKRLQNIVRKVRGGDKEAVQQERLMKMALEALNEGKPARTVEVAEDDLKQWRMLQLLTAKPVLYVCNVAEADAANGNAHSDAVAKMAAEQGNSHVVISAQIEEEISQLDAEEAAMFLEEMGLDEAGLDRLIKAGYQLLQLETYFTVGPKEARAWTIPIGTPAPKAAGVIHGDFEKGFIRAETIAYDDFVTLGGEQPAKDAGKMRAEGKGYVVKDGDVLHFLFNT; encoded by the coding sequence ATGGGCTTTCGCATGGGAATCGTCGGCTTGCCGAACGTGGGCAAGTCCACCTTGTTCAACGCGCTGACGCGCACCGCATCCGCACAGGCGGCCAACTTTCCGTTCTGCACGATCGAGCCCAATGTCGGCGAGGTCGCGGTCCCCGATACGCGGCTCGACAAGCTGGCCGACATCGCCAAATCCAAGCAGATCATCCCGACCCGGATGACCTTCGTGGATATCGCGGGCCTCGTGAAGGGCGCGTCGAAAGGCGAAGGCCTCGGCAACCAGTTCCTTGCGAATATCCGTGAAGTCGACGCCATCGCGCATGTGCTGCGCTGTTTCGAAGATGGCGATGTCGTGCATGTGGATGGCCGTGTCGATCCCGTCTCGGACGCCGAGACCATCGAGACCGAGCTGATCATCGCCGATATGGAAAGCCTCGAGAAGCGGCTCCAGAACATCGTGCGCAAGGTGCGCGGCGGCGACAAGGAGGCGGTGCAGCAGGAACGCCTGATGAAGATGGCGCTTGAGGCCCTGAACGAGGGCAAGCCCGCCCGCACGGTCGAGGTGGCGGAAGACGATCTGAAGCAGTGGCGCATGCTCCAGCTTCTGACCGCAAAGCCCGTGCTTTACGTCTGCAACGTCGCCGAGGCGGATGCCGCCAACGGCAACGCCCATTCCGACGCCGTGGCAAAGATGGCTGCCGAGCAGGGCAATTCCCACGTCGTGATCTCGGCCCAGATCGAAGAGGAAATCTCCCAGCTCGATGCCGAGGAAGCCGCGATGTTCCTCGAGGAAATGGGGCTCGACGAGGCGGGTCTCGACCGGTTGATCAAGGCGGGCTACCAGCTTTTGCAGCTTGAGACCTATTTCACCGTCGGTCCCAAGGAAGCGCGCGCCTGGACGATTCCGATCGGGACGCCCGCGCCGAAAGCCGCTGGTGTGATCCACGGCGATTTCGAGAAGGGCTTCATCCGCGCCGAAACCATCGCTTACGACGATTTCGTAACCCTGGGCGGGGAACAACCCGCGAAGGACGCGGGCAAGATGCGCGCCGAGGGCAAGGGCTACGTCGTCAAGGATGGCGACGTGCTGCACTTCCTCTTCAACACCTGA